The sequence CCGTGCCCCCTGTACCACACTGGGCCTTGAGCTGCTTAGCCAGGGCCGTCAGCGAGGCGGGCGTATGCTGAAAGCCCGTGATCACCGTCACGGTTTTGCCACCCCGCCCCTTACGGCTCACCTGTACCCGCACAGTTTGCTGATTCGGCGGGCGATCAGGCACCCCCCGTGCCATCGGGTCAGCCGCAGAGCCAAACTCACGGTAGACGTGGCGTTCTCCCTTCTGGGAGGCTCCCCCAGCATCGCCACCCCCAGCATTACCCTTAGAACTCGATTTACCCTTAGCCATAGCCATTCAGTAGACTGCCTGCATTTATAGCATTTGGGATGGGGGCGAGGATCGGGGGGGCGGGTTGAGGTGTGGTGGGGGGGGTAGGTTCGAGTTTCGAGTTTCGAGGTTGGCGGCAGTTCCCATCCATACGCTTAAACCCGACACCCAACACCCGACACCGTGTCCCCCCCCGGACTCGCTACACTAAATACACCCCCGTCTACCCACCCCTATGCAACTTCACCTTAAGGTCTGGCGACAGGCCCACGCCCATGCTCCCGGCCAGTTTGAAAACCATACCGTAGCCGATGCTCATCCCGATATGTCGTTTCTAGAGCTGCTGGATGTGCTCAATGAGCAGCTGATTCACGCGGGGGCTGAGCCGGTAGAGTTTGACCACGACTGTCGCGAGGGTATCTGCGGCACCTGCGGGGTGATGATCAACGGCAAGGCCCACGGCGGGCTGCCCCAGACCGCTACCTGCCAGCTCTACCTGCGCCACTTCAAAGATGGCGACGAAATTACGATCGAGCCCTGGCGAGCCAAAGGGTTTCCGGTGATCAAAGATCTGGTGGTTGATCGAGCGGCGTTCGATCGCATCATTATGGCCGGGGGCTATATTTCGGTCAAAACTGGCTCTGCCCCCGAGGCCAACGCCATCCCCATCGCCAAGGTCAACGCCGATGCCGCCTTTGACTATGCCGCCTGCATTGGCTGCGGGGCCTGCGTAGCGGCCTGCCCCAACGCTTCGGCCAGCCTGTTTACGGCAGCCAAAGTAGCCCACCTGGCCCTGCTGCCCCAGGGCCACCCCGAACGCCAGCGGCGGGTCTTGGCTATGGGCGATCAAATGGCAGCGGAGGGCTTTGGCGACTGCTCAAACCACGGCGAATGTCAGGCGGTGTGCCCCAAGGGCATCTCGATCGATGCGATCGCCACCATGCGCCGCGAATATCTGCGGGCGATGACCGGGCTATAGCATTTACGCCAGCCGGGTCAGGCCGCTGAGGCAAGGGCGATCGCTACTGCTCCCGCCAGATCCGAATGGTGCCATCCCAGCCCGCACTGACCAGCGTTTTCCCGTCCGGGGCAAAATCGACTCCCCACACCCAGCCTTCGTGGCCCTGCAGAATGTTGATCAGGCGACCCTGCTCCATATCCCACAGACGAATGGTGCTGTCGTTACTAGCAGTGGCCAGCAGTTTGCCGTCGGGGCTAAATTTGATGGCATTGACCGGAGCCGAGTGGGCTTTAAAGCAGGTAGTCTCGCGACCGCTATTGAGCTTCCAAAACCGCACGGTGCAGTCGGCGCTAGAGCTGGCTAATAGCCAGTTGTTGGGGCTGGCATCTACCGCCAAGACCTCGCCAGTGTGACCGCTCAGCACATGATTGCTGCCCCGGCCCTTGAGGCGATAGAGCCGAATGGTCTTGTCTTGGCTACCACTGATCAAAGTGGTGCCGTCATAGCTGACCGCGATCGCACGGACCCAGTGAGTATGGCCATTAAACTGATGAATCAGGGTTTGATCACTCAACCGCCAGACGCAGATGGTGTAGTCTTGACCACCGCTAAACAAGTACTTGCCGCTGGGGCTAAAGGCCACCGCCCGCACCCAGCTACTGTGGCCGCCGAGCTGCCCCAAGACACGACCAGTGGCGAAATCCCACAGCTGAATGGTGCTGTCATTGCTGACGCTGGCACAGCAAGTGCGATCGGGGCTGACAGCTACCGCCCGTACCCAGGCCCGATGCCCCTCGATAATCTGCATGGTATGGCCCGTCGAGAGATTCCAGACCCGCACGGTTTTGTCACCACTGCCGCTGATGATAAAGTTGCCGCAGGCGCTGACAGCCACCGATCGCACCCAGCTGCTGTGGCCCGTGAGCACAGCGGCACAGGCCCACCGGGCCGGGCGGAATAGAGCACTGGCGTCGGCAGCGGGTTTAGCAGCAGCAGTCCGAGTTGAGGCGGTGGCCATATCCACCAGTTCAAAGGCAGAAGACTCATCGGCCGGATCGCCCTGGGGTAAAGATTCGGGGGGCATGGTAAGGGTACGGATCGACATGGCTACTATCGGTCGTTGGTCACGGTCAATTGGACAAACTGAGGCTAGTCTGATCAATCCACCGTGCACTACACCCTGCCAGCATCCTATTCCGAAATGTGAGGGGCGGCCAGGTTACCAGGTTATAGGTAAGTTGACTATACCTTGATAATTTATGTAATCTTGCCCTGCCCATCTCAGGCAATGCTGCCCCGTTTACGGGCCTCTTTATAGGAGGTGCCTACATTCTTGAGCCCAGCCCGAATCATTTCTTGCTCTAGTAAGGCAAAAAACCGGCTGCGATCGCCCCCTTTGACCACCGCCTGGTTGTGGGCCTCGGCCAGCGTCACCGGATAGCCGTAGCCTTTTTGCACTTGGGTCAGCACCATGCTCAGGGCGACCTCGCACAGGGCGGCGTCGGCCATCACCCACTGGGGCACTTCCACCCGCGCCACCTCGGGGCCAACGTTGAGGTAGCAAAAATACACCCGGTGGTTGCCGTAGAGGTCAAGAATGCTAGCGGTGCTGCGCCAGAAGGGGCTGCGCTCGCCTGGGGCTAGCTCAGTGGCCCAAAAGGTGGCGTCCCGCAGGGGCAAAAACCGACCGCAGGGGGCGCGGTCGACCCGGCTACCGCCGCTGTTGGCCCCGTCGCTGTCCCCGTCGCCACTACAGTGGGTCTGGCAATCAGGTTGCAGAAACGGGCAGGCGGCAAACCGCAAAAAGTTCATTGCTTCACCGCTGCGGCTGGCGCTGAGGTAGCCCACCAAGGGAATGTTTTGCCGTCGCAGCCGATCCCAGGCGTCGAGGATGGGGGGCAGAATGCGATCGCGGGCTTCCCCCGGCAGCGCCTCCAGAAACCAGTAGATCAGCGACCCATCCACCAGGGCCAGCACCGGCACCCGATCAGCCAGGGAACTGTCTTCCCCCAAACTTGACTGTACCGCTTCTCCCAGCTCCGCCAGCACCACCGCTTCGGCGACGGTGCGGCGGTGGCCCATCCACTCTTCGGTGCTGATGCCCCACTGCCGTGACTGGTAGAGGTCTTCGGCCCGGTACACCACCTCAGGCAGGCTATCGAGCAATGGAAATCGGCCCTGGCCGTAGTGCAGCACCACTCGACCGGTGTTGATCAAATAGCAGTAGGCAATCTCGTGGTGGCTGGGGGAGATCTGCGACCCATCGGTGGCGATCACCGTGTGGGCTTCGGGGGCGACAGCGACGGCAATGCGGGTGGTGAGGGGTTCGGTCG is a genomic window of Nodosilinea sp. E11 containing:
- a CDS encoding WD40 repeat domain-containing protein; the encoded protein is MSIRTLTMPPESLPQGDPADESSAFELVDMATASTRTAAAKPAADASALFRPARWACAAVLTGHSSWVRSVAVSACGNFIISGSGDKTVRVWNLSTGHTMQIIEGHRAWVRAVAVSPDRTCCASVSNDSTIQLWDFATGRVLGQLGGHSSWVRAVAFSPSGKYLFSGGQDYTICVWRLSDQTLIHQFNGHTHWVRAIAVSYDGTTLISGSQDKTIRLYRLKGRGSNHVLSGHTGEVLAVDASPNNWLLASSSADCTVRFWKLNSGRETTCFKAHSAPVNAIKFSPDGKLLATASNDSTIRLWDMEQGRLINILQGHEGWVWGVDFAPDGKTLVSAGWDGTIRIWREQ
- a CDS encoding translation initiation factor, whose amino-acid sequence is MAKGKSSSKGNAGGGDAGGASQKGERHVYREFGSAADPMARGVPDRPPNQQTVRVQVSRKGRGGKTVTVITGFQHTPASLTALAKQLKAQCGTGGTAKDNVIEIQGDHAQKLVELLVAKGYQAKRSGG
- a CDS encoding succinate dehydrogenase/fumarate reductase iron-sulfur subunit, coding for MQLHLKVWRQAHAHAPGQFENHTVADAHPDMSFLELLDVLNEQLIHAGAEPVEFDHDCREGICGTCGVMINGKAHGGLPQTATCQLYLRHFKDGDEITIEPWRAKGFPVIKDLVVDRAAFDRIIMAGGYISVKTGSAPEANAIPIAKVNADAAFDYAACIGCGACVAACPNASASLFTAAKVAHLALLPQGHPERQRRVLAMGDQMAAEGFGDCSNHGECQAVCPKGISIDAIATMRREYLRAMTGL
- a CDS encoding DNA double-strand break repair nuclease NurA, translated to MLDLMKLARQMQGISQHLSLEAAAAQDRVVAARGLLTIASTRQADLVSQAETWGDRAPFTAAQPTEPLTTRIAVAVAPEAHTVIATDGSQISPSHHEIAYCYLINTGRVVLHYGQGRFPLLDSLPEVVYRAEDLYQSRQWGISTEEWMGHRRTVAEAVVLAELGEAVQSSLGEDSSLADRVPVLALVDGSLIYWFLEALPGEARDRILPPILDAWDRLRRQNIPLVGYLSASRSGEAMNFLRFAACPFLQPDCQTHCSGDGDSDGANSGGSRVDRAPCGRFLPLRDATFWATELAPGERSPFWRSTASILDLYGNHRVYFCYLNVGPEVARVEVPQWVMADAALCEVALSMVLTQVQKGYGYPVTLAEAHNQAVVKGGDRSRFFALLEQEMIRAGLKNVGTSYKEARKRGSIA